A genomic segment from Echeneis naucrates chromosome 20, fEcheNa1.1, whole genome shotgun sequence encodes:
- the LOC115061309 gene encoding histone H3: MARTKQTARKSTGGKAPRKQLATKAARKSAPATGGVKKPHRYRPGTVALREIRRYQKSTELLIRKLPFQRLVREIAQDFKTDLRFQSSAVMALQEASEAYLVGLFEDTNLCAIHAKRVTIMPKDIQLARRIRGERA; encoded by the coding sequence atggcaaGAACCAAGCAGACAGCCCGTAAATCCACCGGAGGCAAAGCCCCCAGGAAGCAGCTGGCCACCAAGGCTGCCCGTAAGAGCGCCCCGGCCACCGGCGGAGTGAAGAAGCCCCACCGCTACAGGCCCGGTACCGTGGCTCTGAGAGAGATCCGCCGCTACCAGAAGTCCACCGAGCTGCTCATCCGTAAGCTGCCCTTCCAGCGCCTGGTCAGAGAAATCGCTCAGGATTTCAAGACCGACCTGCGCTTCCAGAGCTCGGCCGTCATGGCTCTGCAGGAGGCCAGCGAGGCTTACCTGGTCGGCCTGTTCGAGGACACCAACCTGTGCGCCATCCACGCCAAGAGAGTCACCATCATGCCCAAAGACATCCAGCTGGCCCGCCGCATCCGCGGAGAGAGAGCTtag
- the LOC115061312 gene encoding histone H4 — MSGRGKGGKGLGKGGAKRHRKVLRDNIQGITKPAIRRLARRGGVKRISGLIYEETRGVLKVFLENVIRDAVTYTEHAKRKTVTAMDVVYALKRQGRTLYGFGG; from the coding sequence ATGAGCGGCAGAGGCAAAGGAGGAAAGGGACTCGGTAAAGGAGGCGCCAAGCGGCACCGCAAAGTCCTCCGCGATAACATCCAGGGAATCACCAAGCCCGCCATCCGCCGTCTGGCTCGTCGCGGCGGAGTGAAGCGAATCTCCGGTCTGATCTACGAGGAGACCCGCGGTGTGCTGAAGGTCTTCCTGGAGAACGTCATCCGGGACGCCGTCACCTACACCGAGCACGCTAAGAGGAAGACAGTGACCGCCATGGACGTGGTGTACGCTCTGAAGAGGCAGGGCCGCACTCTGTACGGCTTCGGAGGATAA
- the LOC115061276 gene encoding thiosulfate:glutathione sulfurtransferase: protein MKTALCGVRSQFVSVMFFCMLYRTACQVGSCRASASYLRAFATSGPRFGETNSDVSVVTYVQLKSMLFNRNIQLFDVRNPDEYQEGHISEAVNIPLDNLQESLKLSSEGFQEKFQVQAPGKEDDNIVFHCRSGKRSATALDIARQLGFTRARHYEGGYSEWEKLEGK, encoded by the exons ATGAAAACTGCTCTCTGTGGTGTGAGATCTCAGTTTGTGTCCGTCATGTTTTTCTGCATGCTGTACCGGACCGCCTGCCAGGTTGGCTCCTGCCGGGCCTCGGCTTCATATCTGCGGGCTTTTGCAACTTCCGGTCCAAGATTCGGAGAAACCAACAGcgatg TTTCAGTGGTGACCTACGTGCAGCTGAAGAGCATGTTGTTCAACCGTAACATCCAGCTATTTGACGTGAGGAATCCAGATGAATACCAGGAAGGGCACATTTCAGAGGCGGTCAACATCCCCT TGGACAACCTGCAAGAGTCCCTGAAGCTGTCCTCAGAAGGGTTTCAAGAGAAATTTCAAGTGCAGGCCCCCGGAAAAGAGGATGACAACATTGTATTTCACTGCAGGAGTGGCAAGAGAAGTGCCACGGCACTAGACATCGCCCGTCAGCTGGGATTTACCAG ggCAAGACATTATGAAGGAGGGTATAGTGAATGGGAAAAGCTAGAAGGAAAATGA
- the drd3 gene encoding D(3) dopamine receptor isoform X2 produces the protein MAMFSSAERLWNESDPLGFDERNDSEASGQDEGELNYYAMLYSLLILAIVFGNVLVCLAVLRERSLQTTTNYLVVSLAVSDLLVASLVMPWVVYLEVVGGAWLFSRLYCNIFVTLDVMMCTASILNLCAISIDRYTAVVMPVLYNTTHRSRKRVFVMIAIVWFLAFAVSCPLLFGFNTTDDPLVCSISNPDFVIYSSVVSFYLPFFVTLLVYIRIYIFLRMRRKRITFSQASGKIRPGSTPPSVETCLQEETPKAKQDLSPIRINVSVESSGNTKPNLLSRCLWRKRPKTGPVENSVLPPVDTQNNCSISHASCGRTELDLEQEQGEEEVEDNSQEQPPIRMNCEVKNLSNGRTHTSLRTLAHSHTTTQRFRSMHAREKKATQMLAIVLGVFLICWLPFFVTHILNTHCRTCYVPPALYGAFTWLGYVNSALNPVIYTTFNIEFRRAFIKILSC, from the exons ATGGCGATGTTTAGCAGCGCAGAGCGGCTCTGGAACGAGTCAGACCCCCTCGGATTTGATGAGAGGAATGACAGCGAGGCGTCAGGGCAGGACGAAGGGGAACTGAACTACTACGCCATGTTGTACTCCCTCCTCATCCTGGCCATTGTGTTTGGGAACGTGCTGGTGTGCCTGGCTGTGCTGAGAGAGCGCTCCCTTCAGACCACCACTAACTATTTAGTGGTGAGCCTGGCTGTGTCCGACCTGCTTGTGGCTTCTTTGGTCATGCCCTGGGTTGTCTACCTGGAG GTGGTCGGTGGCGCTTGGCTTTTCAGCCGGCTCTACTGTAACATCTTTGTCACGCTGGATGTGATGATGTGCACCGCCAGTATCCTCAACCTGTGTGCTATCAGCATTGACAG gtaCACAGCAGTGGTGATGCCCGTCTTGTACAACACCACCCATCGCTCCAGGAAGAGAGTTTTCGTGATGATTGCCATAGTGTGGTTCCTGGCCTTTGCTGTCTCCTGCCCTCTGCTTTTTGGCTTCAACACCACTG ATGACCCACTGGTGTGCTCCATCTCCAACCCCGACTTTGTGATCTACTCCTCAGTGGTGTCCTTCTACCTGCCCTTTTTTGTCACTTTACTGGTCTACATCCGCATCTACATCTTCCTCAGGATGAGGCGCAAAAGGATCACCTTCAGCCAGGCCAGTGGAAAGATCCGGCCAGGCTCAACCCCACCTTCTGTG GAGACTTGTCTACAAGAAGAGACTCCCAAGGCGAAACAAGACCTGTCACCTATAAGGATTAATGTG AGTGTAGAGTCCTCAGGTAACACCAAGCCTAACCTGCTCTCACGATGCCTGTGGCGCAAACGTCCAAAGACGGGACCGGTGGAGAACTCCGTCCTTCCTCCAGTGGACACACAGAACAACTGCAGCATCAGCCACGCTTCCTGCGGCCGCACAGAGCTGGACCTGGAGCAGGAgcaaggggaggaggaggtggaggacaacaGCCAGGAGCAGCCTCCTATCAGGATGAACTGCGAGGTGAAGAATCTGTCCAATGGACGGACACACACGTCGCTGAGAACGCTGGCTCACTCCCATACCACCACTCAGCGATTCAGGAGCATGCACGCACGGGAGAAAAAGGCCACTCAGATGCTGGCCATTGTGCTCG GGGTGTTTCTCATCTGCTGGCTGCCTTTCTTCGTGACTCACATTCTGAACACCCACTGCAGGACATGCTACGTGCCTCCTGCACTTTACGGTGCTTTCACCTGGCTAGGCTATGTCAACAGTGCCCTCAACCCTGTTATCTACACCACCTTCAACATCGAGTTCAGACGGGCCTTCATCAAGATCCTCAGCTGCTGA
- the LOC115061310 gene encoding histone H2A-like, with amino-acid sequence MSGRGKTGGKARAKAKTRSSRAGLQFPVGRVHRLLRKGNYAERVGAGAPVYLAAVLEYLTAEILELAGNAARDNKKTRIIPRHLQLAVRNDEELNKLLGGVTIAQGGVLPNIQAVLLPKKTEKPVKSK; translated from the coding sequence atgagcGGAAGAGGCAAAACCGGTGGAAAAGCCAGAGCTAAGGCCAAGACCCGTTCATCCCGGGCCGGGCTCCAGTTCCCGGTGGGTCGTGTCCACAGGCTGCTGCGTAAAGGCAACTACGCCGAGCGTGTCGGGGCCGGGGCCCCCGTCTACCTGGCGGCCGTGCTGGAGTACCTGACCGCTGAGATCCTGGAGCTGGCTGGAAACGCTGCCCGCGACAACAAGAAGACTCGCATCATCCCCCGACACCTGCAGCTGGCTGTCCGCAACGACGAGGAGCTCAACAAACTCCTCGGCGGAGTCACCATCGCTCAGGGCGGCGTGCTGCCCAACATCCAGGCTGTTCTGCTGCCCAAGAAGACCGAGAAGCCCGTCAAGTCCAAGTAA
- the LOC115061091 gene encoding cystatin-B-like, whose amino-acid sequence MMCGGLGEAVDANEDVQKICDSVKPHAERKTGKTYDVFTAKNYKTQVVSGTNYFIKVHVGGDDHIHLRVYKKLPCNGGEVELSDVQGNKTHSDPIVHF is encoded by the exons ATGATGTGCGGAGGACTCGGTGAGGCTGTTGATGCCAATGAGGACGTTCAGAAGATCTGCGACAGT GTGAAGCCTCACGCCGAAAGAAAAACAGGGAAGACCTACGATGTGTTCACTGCCAAGAACTACAAGACGCAGGTTGTGTCCGGAACCAATTACTTTATAAAG GTCCATGTGGGAGGGGATGACCATATTCACCTCCGTGTTTACAAGAAACTCCCCTGTAATGGTGGAGAAGTTGAGCTGTCTGATGTACAGGGCAACAAGACCCACAGTGATCCCATTGTGCACTTCTAA
- the drd3 gene encoding D(3) dopamine receptor isoform X1, whose translation MAMFSSAERLWNESDPLGFDERNDSEASGQDEGELNYYAMLYSLLILAIVFGNVLVCLAVLRERSLQTTTNYLVVSLAVSDLLVASLVMPWVVYLEVVGGAWLFSRLYCNIFVTLDVMMCTASILNLCAISIDRYTAVVMPVLYNTTHRSRKRVFVMIAIVWFLAFAVSCPLLFGFNTTDDPLVCSISNPDFVIYSSVVSFYLPFFVTLLVYIRIYIFLRMRRKRITFSQASGKIRPGSTPPSVETCLQEETPKAKQDLSPIRINVQSVESSGNTKPNLLSRCLWRKRPKTGPVENSVLPPVDTQNNCSISHASCGRTELDLEQEQGEEEVEDNSQEQPPIRMNCEVKNLSNGRTHTSLRTLAHSHTTTQRFRSMHAREKKATQMLAIVLGVFLICWLPFFVTHILNTHCRTCYVPPALYGAFTWLGYVNSALNPVIYTTFNIEFRRAFIKILSC comes from the exons ATGGCGATGTTTAGCAGCGCAGAGCGGCTCTGGAACGAGTCAGACCCCCTCGGATTTGATGAGAGGAATGACAGCGAGGCGTCAGGGCAGGACGAAGGGGAACTGAACTACTACGCCATGTTGTACTCCCTCCTCATCCTGGCCATTGTGTTTGGGAACGTGCTGGTGTGCCTGGCTGTGCTGAGAGAGCGCTCCCTTCAGACCACCACTAACTATTTAGTGGTGAGCCTGGCTGTGTCCGACCTGCTTGTGGCTTCTTTGGTCATGCCCTGGGTTGTCTACCTGGAG GTGGTCGGTGGCGCTTGGCTTTTCAGCCGGCTCTACTGTAACATCTTTGTCACGCTGGATGTGATGATGTGCACCGCCAGTATCCTCAACCTGTGTGCTATCAGCATTGACAG gtaCACAGCAGTGGTGATGCCCGTCTTGTACAACACCACCCATCGCTCCAGGAAGAGAGTTTTCGTGATGATTGCCATAGTGTGGTTCCTGGCCTTTGCTGTCTCCTGCCCTCTGCTTTTTGGCTTCAACACCACTG ATGACCCACTGGTGTGCTCCATCTCCAACCCCGACTTTGTGATCTACTCCTCAGTGGTGTCCTTCTACCTGCCCTTTTTTGTCACTTTACTGGTCTACATCCGCATCTACATCTTCCTCAGGATGAGGCGCAAAAGGATCACCTTCAGCCAGGCCAGTGGAAAGATCCGGCCAGGCTCAACCCCACCTTCTGTG GAGACTTGTCTACAAGAAGAGACTCCCAAGGCGAAACAAGACCTGTCACCTATAAGGATTAATGTG CAGAGTGTAGAGTCCTCAGGTAACACCAAGCCTAACCTGCTCTCACGATGCCTGTGGCGCAAACGTCCAAAGACGGGACCGGTGGAGAACTCCGTCCTTCCTCCAGTGGACACACAGAACAACTGCAGCATCAGCCACGCTTCCTGCGGCCGCACAGAGCTGGACCTGGAGCAGGAgcaaggggaggaggaggtggaggacaacaGCCAGGAGCAGCCTCCTATCAGGATGAACTGCGAGGTGAAGAATCTGTCCAATGGACGGACACACACGTCGCTGAGAACGCTGGCTCACTCCCATACCACCACTCAGCGATTCAGGAGCATGCACGCACGGGAGAAAAAGGCCACTCAGATGCTGGCCATTGTGCTCG GGGTGTTTCTCATCTGCTGGCTGCCTTTCTTCGTGACTCACATTCTGAACACCCACTGCAGGACATGCTACGTGCCTCCTGCACTTTACGGTGCTTTCACCTGGCTAGGCTATGTCAACAGTGCCCTCAACCCTGTTATCTACACCACCTTCAACATCGAGTTCAGACGGGCCTTCATCAAGATCCTCAGCTGCTGA